A genomic region of Leptospira mtsangambouensis contains the following coding sequences:
- a CDS encoding PAS domain-containing hybrid sensor histidine kinase/response regulator → MENLIPSEVYSSLILQYLYDAVIVTDMEFRIINWNLAAERIYGFTAKEVIGQYTGSILKTEQNETTRESRISELQTNGIWQGEVYQYNKNSQKLKIRSAASFLKDKSGHTIGLIAINRDITEESKFQEELADREERFRMSFDNAGVGVCLLDLDGRFIRVNKKLESMLGYESDELIGRRSNEFAYEEDKQVFDTFRELALSGSKENMIYEKRFFSKDQNILWVEISNTLVKDRNGIPSYFVVHLNDITDRKNAELHLLNAKKEAERANQAKSEFVANMSHEIRTPLNGVIGFNELLLTTNLNSDQREYVQNAISSAHGLLGIINDVLDFSKIEAGKLVLNEVTSNLEQIINDSLGVLKWKANEKGIDLKLEVGLELPKIILVDATRLRQILINLLGNAVKFTEFGEVVLKVSAAQASLQKTKLKFSITDTGIGISEEQKTHLFQSFWQGESNSTRRYGGTGLGLRITKSLLDLMGGEIEVQSKLGIGTEFRFVIECSAGGQASNQIVSSENELQNELFANIHHPVLNEISPKILVVEDNEMNRDLLKRMIQKYIPKAQILEAVDGLEGVRFFREIIPDLVFMDVQMPNMDGLEAVTEIRKQPSGFSVPIIALTAGALYEERKKCFDVGMDQFLTKPIDILALNQILFRYLNR, encoded by the coding sequence ATGGAAAATTTAATTCCGAGCGAGGTGTATTCTTCGCTAATCTTACAATATCTTTATGATGCGGTGATTGTTACGGATATGGAATTCCGAATCATCAATTGGAATTTAGCCGCTGAACGTATTTACGGATTCACTGCAAAAGAAGTGATCGGGCAATACACAGGTTCTATTTTAAAAACAGAACAGAATGAAACGACAAGAGAAAGTCGGATATCGGAACTACAAACCAATGGAATTTGGCAGGGAGAGGTATACCAATACAATAAAAATTCACAAAAACTAAAAATTCGATCTGCTGCTAGTTTTTTAAAAGATAAATCAGGACATACAATTGGGCTCATTGCGATCAACCGCGACATTACGGAAGAAAGTAAGTTCCAAGAAGAACTTGCAGATCGCGAAGAACGATTCCGCATGAGTTTTGATAATGCCGGAGTTGGAGTTTGTCTTTTGGACCTAGACGGTCGTTTTATCAGAGTGAATAAAAAACTAGAATCGATGTTAGGTTATGAATCTGACGAACTCATCGGACGAAGGTCTAATGAGTTTGCTTATGAAGAAGACAAACAGGTTTTTGATACATTTCGAGAATTGGCCCTTAGTGGTTCGAAAGAGAATATGATTTACGAAAAACGTTTTTTTTCGAAAGATCAAAATATACTTTGGGTAGAGATTTCAAATACATTAGTGAAGGATAGGAACGGAATACCTTCCTATTTTGTGGTTCACTTAAACGATATTACAGATAGAAAAAATGCTGAGTTACATCTTCTCAATGCCAAAAAAGAAGCAGAAAGGGCAAACCAAGCAAAATCAGAATTTGTTGCCAACATGAGCCACGAAATTCGGACTCCCTTAAACGGAGTGATTGGATTTAATGAATTATTATTAACTACTAATTTAAATTCGGACCAAAGAGAGTATGTACAAAATGCAATCAGCAGTGCACACGGGCTTTTGGGTATCATCAATGATGTTTTAGACTTTTCAAAGATTGAAGCTGGAAAATTGGTTCTGAATGAAGTTACATCCAATTTGGAACAAATCATCAACGATTCGTTAGGTGTTCTCAAATGGAAAGCTAATGAAAAGGGGATTGATCTCAAACTCGAAGTTGGACTCGAATTACCAAAAATTATTTTGGTGGATGCCACTAGACTACGCCAGATACTCATTAATTTGTTAGGGAATGCTGTGAAATTCACAGAATTCGGTGAGGTGGTATTAAAAGTAAGTGCGGCCCAGGCATCGCTACAAAAAACAAAATTGAAATTTAGCATTACCGATACAGGTATAGGAATTTCTGAAGAACAAAAAACTCATCTATTTCAATCCTTTTGGCAAGGAGAATCCAATTCAACAAGAAGGTATGGTGGGACTGGGCTTGGGTTAAGAATCACAAAATCTTTGTTAGATTTGATGGGAGGAGAAATTGAAGTCCAATCCAAGTTGGGAATTGGAACGGAATTTCGATTTGTAATCGAATGTAGTGCAGGGGGCCAGGCTTCAAACCAAATAGTCTCATCAGAAAATGAACTACAAAATGAATTATTTGCGAATATCCATCACCCCGTACTGAATGAAATTTCACCAAAAATTTTGGTGGTGGAAGACAATGAAATGAATCGTGACCTTCTCAAACGGATGATTCAGAAATACATTCCCAAGGCACAAATTCTCGAAGCCGTAGACGGACTCGAGGGAGTTCGTTTCTTTCGCGAAATAATTCCTGATTTGGTATTTATGGATGTCCAAATGCCAAATATGGATGGATTAGAAGCAGTCACAGAAATTCGCAAACAACCATCTGGTTTTTCCGTACCCATCATTGCCCTCACCGCAGGTGCCTTGTATGAAGAACGCAAAAAATGTTTTGATGTGGGAATGGACCAATTTCTGACCAAACCGATCGATATTTTAGCCCTCAATCAAATTCTATTTCGTTATTTGAATCGATAG
- a CDS encoding Nramp family divalent metal transporter codes for MRRFPFLAYLGPGLLYAGAAVGVSHLVQSTRAGAVYGYGLLFVVLFANLIKYPFFVVGTRYTIITGKSLLDGYESLGRLPVWIFFLISVGTMCIIVATVTLVTSGLFSNLLGISMEPWLLCSIILIFCFLLLAIGKFAALDGLMKWIVVLLTISTIVAMILSFYAAIPKLETAGKTFSISELGDVAFLIALMGWMPIPIEAAVWQSDWTLAKKTPDGKLPPMKYAMIDFNIGYIGTTLLAVCFLALGANMMYNTGAEFSSQAVSFASELVKLYTTAIGSWSYPIILIAAFFTMFSTTLTCFDAYPRVVSNASRRLFKSLEKIPTEKLYWYWILLVGVGSILILLFFRTNMKSLVDFATTVSFLNAPVLALIHHLILFGKEIPKDQRPKPWMNLLSWFGILFLFGFSIYYINITFL; via the coding sequence ATGAGACGATTTCCTTTTTTAGCTTATCTTGGTCCTGGCCTTCTTTATGCCGGAGCCGCCGTTGGTGTTTCCCATCTTGTGCAATCGACTCGGGCTGGTGCCGTATATGGATACGGATTACTTTTCGTTGTTCTTTTTGCTAATTTGATCAAATATCCATTTTTTGTCGTCGGAACCAGATATACAATTATCACCGGTAAATCATTGTTAGATGGATACGAATCACTGGGCAGACTTCCTGTATGGATCTTTTTTCTAATTTCAGTCGGAACAATGTGTATCATTGTCGCTACAGTAACACTTGTCACATCAGGACTATTTTCAAATCTTCTTGGAATTTCTATGGAACCTTGGTTGCTTTGTTCTATAATTCTAATATTCTGTTTTCTTTTGCTTGCAATTGGTAAATTTGCAGCTCTCGACGGCCTAATGAAATGGATAGTGGTTTTGTTAACTATTTCAACTATTGTTGCCATGATCCTTTCATTTTACGCAGCTATACCCAAATTAGAAACAGCAGGAAAAACTTTTTCAATTTCGGAGCTTGGAGATGTTGCCTTCCTAATTGCCCTTATGGGTTGGATGCCGATTCCCATTGAGGCAGCGGTTTGGCAGTCAGATTGGACCCTAGCCAAAAAAACGCCAGATGGTAAACTTCCTCCAATGAAATATGCGATGATCGACTTTAACATCGGTTATATTGGGACTACCTTGCTTGCCGTTTGTTTTTTGGCACTGGGTGCAAACATGATGTATAATACAGGAGCAGAATTTTCTTCTCAGGCAGTCAGTTTTGCTTCTGAACTTGTTAAATTGTATACGACCGCCATTGGCTCTTGGTCTTATCCCATTATCTTAATTGCTGCATTTTTTACAATGTTCTCTACAACTCTGACTTGTTTTGATGCTTACCCCAGAGTGGTTTCAAACGCAAGTCGCAGATTGTTCAAATCATTGGAAAAAATTCCCACAGAAAAATTATATTGGTATTGGATCCTACTTGTGGGTGTGGGTTCCATTTTGATTTTACTTTTTTTTAGAACCAATATGAAGAGTTTGGTGGATTTTGCGACTACGGTTTCTTTTTTGAATGCCCCAGTACTTGCCCTCATTCATCACTTGATATTATTTGGAAAAGAGATTCCTAAAGACCAAAGACCTAAACCTTGGATGAATTTACTTTCTTGGTTTGGTATTTTGTTTTTATTTGGATTCTCCATCTATTATATCAATATTACTTTTCTTTAA